A region of the Candidatus Krumholzibacteriia bacterium genome:
GCTTCCGGCAGGTCGCCGCGGGCTACGTGATCTACGGCAGCAGCACCATGTTCGTGTACACGGCGGGCATGGGAGTCCACGGGTTCACGCTCGACCCGAGCTGCGGTGAATTCCTCCTGTCGCACGAGGACATCCGGATCCCGAAGCGCGCCCCCGTCTACAGCGTGAACGAGGGCAACACCAACGGTTGGAACGAGGCCACGCGGTACGTGGTCGACACCTTCCGTCACGGACGGGGCGATCGGCCGGCGCTCTCGGCACGCTACATCGGCAGTCTGGTCGCCGACTTCCACCGGAACCTGCTGCAGGGCGGCGTGTTCCTCTATCCGGCCGTCACGCCGGCCGGGGGTGGCCGACCGAAGCCGAAGCTGCGACTCTTGTACGAGGCCTCCCCACTGGCCTACATCGTGGAGCAGGCGGGAGGGTACGCGAGCGACGGAGTGGGGCCGCTCCTGCGCCGCGAGCCACGCGACCTCCACGAACGCGTTCCCCTGATCATCGGTAGCGCCGACGACGTGCGCTTCGCCGAACGAATCCTACGCGACGGCGTGCCGGTCGAGGCCGACACGCCGGGCTGAGCGCGACCGTACTCCCACCTGACGACCTGCGCATTCCCCGTGTCCCCGCGAATCACGTCGAGGTCTTCCATGATTGCGCGACACCGCTCCGCCCACCTGCGGGTGATCCTGTTCCTGGTCCTGTCCTTCCTCCTGTTGCCGGCCGCGGCCTCGGCCCAGTCGGCGGAGAAGGTCATCGTGATCGGCTTCGACGGCGCCGACCCCGACGTCGCGCAGGAGTACATGGCCGAGGGCAAGATGCCGAACCTGGAGCGGCTCGCCGCACAGGGCAGCTTCGGCGATCTGGCCACCACGAACCCGGCCGAGAGCCCGGTCGCCTGGGCGTCGTTCGCCACCAGCCAGGGGCCGGGCTACCACGGGATCTTCGACTTCCTGCGGCGAGTGCCGGGGACCTACTACCCCGAGA
Encoded here:
- the fbp gene encoding class 1 fructose-bisphosphatase, whose protein sequence is MNLLTIERHIAEVQRRFPEARGNFSALMNNIAFAAKIISSAVNRAGLVDILGETGDENVQGERVKKLDHYADDTIVRVAGGGGQVCAMASEERPGIVRVPDDQPRGRYVLVFDPLDGSSNIDVNVSIGTIFSILRRLSPEDGPVEDRDLLQPGFRQVAAGYVIYGSSTMFVYTAGMGVHGFTLDPSCGEFLLSHEDIRIPKRAPVYSVNEGNTNGWNEATRYVVDTFRHGRGDRPALSARYIGSLVADFHRNLLQGGVFLYPAVTPAGGGRPKPKLRLLYEASPLAYIVEQAGGYASDGVGPLLRREPRDLHERVPLIIGSADDVRFAERILRDGVPVEADTPG